Proteins encoded together in one Acanthochromis polyacanthus isolate Apoly-LR-REF ecotype Palm Island chromosome 12, KAUST_Apoly_ChrSc, whole genome shotgun sequence window:
- the depdc1b gene encoding DEP domain-containing protein 1B → MEAKVIGPGPYRATKLWNETIKLFRGGMSLRRHWAHFRYYDCSFTGSEAVDYLHELLRQNYNFGPEVTRYQTLQLLRKFLKAHVIEDIKGRHGTEDFEDNGNLYRFPTLSPLKSFPTRPLMRDSSDLPRLIRWDDYEELPQQENIAPLKSAVMTSDLWNKRHSVAIGDVHECKLIRRKEISSKQVDHIWKSMTAAHLQRVLGLKTLDGVLNLTHVNGKHIVHNVFSVNKTGIVVLENKVEDMPYWVVSAMKCLANWPNGNEAKQPVYPGFERDVLKTVADYFHRLKEPLLTFHLYEVFVNILSLLHEQEVATEALQVSCLLLPPPNRRRLQLLLRLMARVCQNPHLPPLNDTIAPRTLMVQMFSHCVLGSADDMDLDELLATKLVTFMMEHHNTIFQVPTKLRCQVDEHLSHLKRAQIKYAGSDTDFSASPAVCKQISKVECEEQKVIGTQIPLQQLLEGLIADKELPAKDKKKRLKQFQKSYPEVYHNRFPTEESKAAVIPEKTPRLKPHFMFFNLKKPFQPFQRSWSFRA, encoded by the exons ATGGAGGCTAAAGTAATCGGACCGGGTCCTTACAGGGCCACGAAGCTG TGGAATGAAACCATCAAACTTTTTCGCGGGGGCATGTCACTGAGAAGGCACTGGGCACATTTCCGTTACTATGACTGCAGCTTCACAGGGTCTGAGGCTGTGGATTATCTGCATGAGCTGCTGAGGCAAAACTACAACTTTGGACCTGAGGTGACTCGCTATCAGACTCTGCAGCTGCTCCGAAAGTTCCTTAAGGCTCATGTCATTGAAGACATCAAAGGACGCCATGGGACAGAGGACTTTGAAGACAATGGCAATCTGTACAG GTTCCCCACACTGTCTCCCCTAAAGTCTTTTCCAACAAGGCCTCTGATGAGAGACAGCAGTGACCTGCCCAGACTTATCCGCTGGGATGACTATGAGGAACTACCTCAGCAGGAAAACATTGCACCTCTGAAGTCTGCTGTCATg acTTCAGACTTGTGGAATAAAAGGCACAGTGTTGCTATTGGAGATGTACATGAATGCAAGCTCATACGCAGGAAGGAGATATCGTCTAAACAAGTGGACCATATCTGGAAATCAATGACAGCTGCACA TTTACAGAGAGTACTGGGCCTGAAAACGTTGGATGGAGTCTTAAACCTAACACATGTGAATGGAAAACACATAGTTCACAATGTGTTCAGTGTCAATAAAACAGGCATAGTTGTGTTGGAGAACAAAGTCG AGGACATGCCCTATTGGGTGGTATCAGCAATGAAATGCCTCGCCAACT GGCCTAATGGCAATGAAGCCAAACAGCCAGTGTACCCAGGTTTTGAGAGGGATGTTCTGAAGACAGTAGCTGACTACTTCCACAGACTCAAAGAACCCCTTTTGACTTTCCATCTGTATGAAGTCTTTGTCAACATTCTCA GTCTGCTGCATGAGCAAGAGGTTGCCACTGAGGCTCTGCAGGTCAGCTGCCTGCTCCTGCCACCACCCAATCGAAGACGCCTCCAGCTTTTACTGCGTCTCATGGCACGTGTCTGCCAGAATCCTCACCTTCCTCCACTCAACGACACCATTGCTCCCCGCACACTG ATGGTGCAGATGTTCTCTCACTGCGTCCTGGGCTCAGCAGATGACATGGACTTGGACGAGTTACTTGCCACTAAATTGGTGACCTTCATGATGGAGCACCACAACACCATCTTCCAAGTGCCTACCAAGCTGCGCTGCCAGGTTGATGAGCACCTGTCCCACCTCAAAAGAGCTCAG ATCAAATATGCAGGTTCAGATACAGATTTCAGCGCATCTCCAGCTGTCTGTAAACAGATCAGCAAGGTGGAGTGTGAGGAGCAGAAGGTGATAGGTACTCAGATCCCCTTGCAGCAGCTGCTGGAAGGCCTGATTGCAGACAAAGAACTGCCTGCTAAGGACaagaagaaaagactgaaacaG TTCCAGAAGTCCTACCCAGAAGTCTACCACAATCGATTTCCTACTGAGGAAAGCAAGGCTGCTGTTATACCTGAAAAAACACCACGACTCAAACCTCATTTCATGTTCTTCAATCTGAAGAAACCCTTCCAGCCTTTTCAGAGAAGCTGGAGTTTTAGGGCGTAG